A region of the Armigeres subalbatus isolate Guangzhou_Male unplaced genomic scaffold, GZ_Asu_2 Contig433, whole genome shotgun sequence genome:
TCGTCGGCCTTTGCTTTTTAATTGAGTattgtttttgcttttctttcttcCAACATTTGGACTCAgcgaccagcccactgaagtctcccgtattttatacgattcgcAATATTCTTTTTGtgcacttgatacagctcatgattcaagCGTCTATGATATATCATTGTTAGAGTATTAGACGCACCAATTTACTCAAAACCCCCGAAAAATATCCGGTCCACGTTTTATGTCCGTAGAGGGCTATTGAAAGAATCGCAGTTTTATACAGAGAAAATTTCGTTGCCGAACTTAACCTGGTTACGTTAGGCGTAGACGGttctattcgcagcagcaaaaTGTCTTCATTTCACGGGgcacgtcattgtcacatgttaCAAGTGTTCCAATGTGAACGATTTCTTCAACAATTTCACCATCAAATCATCATCAAGCCACTACCTCAGCACTAACACCACCTGGTCTATCTCTATCTCCTCTTACAACTATGTgatttgtcttggtagagttattGGTTAAGCCTTTCCTCGACATGTCCCTCTTTAGTAGTAAAAACGCCTCTACTACTGCCccctgcgatcgattccaatgaggtcgatgtcgtccgcaaaccgtgcgatgatagtgccgttcctttGCACGCCGAATCTCTCCTAATCGCGctctcgagtgcaatgttgaatacTAAATTCGAAAGTACTTCAATCCAActaaggcagcggttctcaacgttTTTCTTGAGTGGTACCCCTTTGaacttttacattcattgaaGTCCCAtttttttcgctgtaaatgaaaataagcataacTCATGAGGTATATGAAAAACTGACTTTAAAACTAATGGGAAATTGGCAATCCAAAGAGTTGCATCAAGCTTCCTATAAGACTTTTACACCAAGACAATAAGTCCTATAAGATTTTGAACACTTttggaggctcccgagcctcttgaacggaggcttacgagccttttgaaatgaagcttccgagtctcttgaaatgagccttttgaaaggattctTCCGAGTTTTctaaaaggatgcttccgagtctcttgacaGGAGATTTAGAAACCTTTGAATAGATGCTcaagagccttttgaaatgagacttccgagcctcttgaaaaaaggcttccaagccttgtgaaaggaggcttcgaggctttttgaaaagaggtttacgagcctcttgaaaggaaacttccgaaccttctgaaaggaggcttcagagcctcttgacaggagacttaggagtcttttgaaaggagccttcggagctttttgaaaggaggtttcccagccttctgaaaggaggcttccgagccttttgaaaggagagcTCTGAccttcttgaaggaggcttccgagcctcttgaaaggagaattccgaccctcttgaaaggaggcttccttgccTCTTGCATAGAAAATTCCgaggccttttgaaaagaggcttacgGCCCTCTGAAAGGAGAATTCTGAGCCTCCTCTTGTCAGGAGATTtaggagccttttgaaaggaggcttcggagctttttaaaaggaggcttcggagcttTTTGAATGAGgttcccgagcctcttaaaagaagaattccgagcctcttgaaaagcttCCGGCCCTCTAAAAGGAGAATTCTTAGCCTCTTGCCAGGAGACTACGGAGCCGCATGACAGGAGACTTAGGAGCTTAGGAAGCTTAGGAgctttttggaaggaggcttcggagatTTTTTGaatgaggtttccgagccttctgaaagcaggcttccgagcctcttgaaaagagaatTCTGACTCTCTTGATAAgaaaattccgagcctcttgaaaagaggcttccggccctctggAAGGAGAATTCTGAGCCTCCTCTTGTCAGGAGACttatgagccttttgaaaggaggtttcggagctttttgaaaggaggtttccgagccttctgaaaggaggcttccgatcctcttgaaaggagaattccgagcctcttgcatagcaaattccgagccttttgaaaggaggcttccggccctctgaAAGGAGAATTCTGAGCCTCCTCTTGTCAGGAAACTtaggagccttttgaaaagaggcttcggagcttttgaaaggaggtttcggagcctcttgaaagaattaagAGAATTCCGACCCTTTGAAAAAAGgattctgagccacttgaaaaaaaaaatccgagcctattgaaaggaggcttccggccctctggGAGGAGAATTCTGAGCCTCCTCTTGTCAGGAGATTtaaaagccttttgaaaggaggtttcggagctttttgaaaggaggtttccgagcctcttgaaaagagactatcgagcctcttgaaagaaggctttcaatccttttggaaggaagcttcggagcttttcaaaaggaggcttccaagcctcttgaaaaaaaacacTTCGGAGCCTgttcaaagaaggcattttccgattagctcataatgaagcttccaagcctcttggaacgaagctactgagctttttggaaaaatccATCATCCCTCTAATACAGAGGCTCCtacctttagattctagattttagtcacTCGACgtttttgtccttttgaccttttgtcccacagcTCTTCGCACACTGCGCTGGTTATGGTAGgtttaagaataaaaaatacacatttaccaaaccgctaaacttcaaactgatgtcaaactcaaagACAGCTGCATTACGCTGCACATTTAgttgcacttttattgcatctgacgtcgattgacaaccgtttgacgtctagaatgcgtttgcagttatcaaacgcgttcgttaactgaaacgtaaacatgttgcagtaATCGAACGACTACTGTAGTACTAGCATTCGACTTCGACTCTTCGATAAACCGAATGAACTCTTCGGGGTTGTGcttattttgttttgtgttaattttttttacatttacgCAGTGTCCGTATTATTATTCATTTTCCATTCTCTTAAACACTCGAAGAGTATATTTTTGTGTTAATTTCCTACTAATCTAACTCTTTACTTTCGAAGAGACGTTAAAGTTCATagccaaatatttcaataattccgTCAAAACCAAATTCGTTGCATGTTTTGATAAAGTTGTATCAGTCGACACCTTGTTCCTTTCCATGATGTATAACCGCTTGTCGGTTAACCGTGTTTCAACTGAATTTTGTTGATTATAACTTTTTGTTGCTGATCAAAGTTCTTCCTTCGACAAAATTGCAAAACCGGAAAAAGATGTTTCTAATCAATTTCCTTTGTTTGTTCCAGATAACAATTCAACTAGCGCAACCATTAGACCAGTAGCCTTCAAATAAAAACTACGTAATTGCGATTCGCAAACAATGACTACTGAAATCCTTTATAATTAGACTAAAAGGTAAGTAAACATAAATTGCGTAATATTTGTTTTGATGATGTCatgatgaaatattttttaacgcAAGATAGACTAAAGAACAACATTGATTAAAACTCCATATCTGATCGATGTTTTTCTTCTAGTCTTTGCTCTACtgttacttattttttttaatatgtgtTTTCTGTTTGTATTTATAGAAGTCCTAGCCGAGGTTGAATCTTCATTACAAACAAAGGTAAGAATTGATCAGATTGAATGTGGCTTTAACTCAATTTTATGATGAAATATTTTATACGCAAGATAGACTAAAGAACTTCATTGATTATAACTCTCATAACTGATTCGCTTCTTTAATTGATTCGACATATTAACTTACTGAATTCGTTTATtaaattattcttttttttatattgcaGTGTTTTTTTCTGTTGGAATTAGTATTGCCGTTTCGTCCAACATTAACTCATTGAGGTAAGTGTTGTATCATCTAttctgcctatgatcgcatatcactGCTATATGAAATTTCCCACCATAAATGATGTTACTCTTAATATACGCTATTACGGCCCAAATGCTCAGGGCAGAAGTATGATTATCTATTTTTTCTGATTATGATTTACAAAGTCAGTGTTACGAAAATattatcgacaaggtttataatatttttctcttttttaacAGATCAAGTTCATCGTCACCATCAACTCCATTGGATGATTGAATATTCGTCGAATGATAACATTTAATCAAGTCGTTCTGGTAAGTTATCATAATATAGTTTATCGTAATCTCTTTAGTAATGACGTCCAAATTTCCCGAGATTGTGTTGTAACACCTATCAATTTTTATGATGATCAACAAAAATAATAAGTTCGGACTTATGAATTTTCATAATGATTCGCTATGTTTCACTGACACCTTCAACAACTCTCTACCACAACATCATTTTTATAAATCCGACAAAATGTTTTAATAATCCGTTTATCTTCTCCTTGACCCTTCCAGCACATGGACACCTTCAGGTACCAATTCGCGTGGCTGCTGCCAGTATCTATTACACATATGTGTTGTTTGCCTGACGAAACTGAAGTCACATTATAATAAACTTTCTTTTCACGTTGTAGTGAACCCGCACTTTTTCTTTGAATCCAATGTAATAATCATCAATTAGATTATCATTCACCGTATATTTAACCCGCAGACGCCGAACGGCAATTATCTTAACATCAAAACGGAACATACAGCATCCGTACAACCATACAAACGCAAATTGTGTGCACAGACAAAAAATAGCGAGTAAAGCAAACCCTAAAAAAAGTCAATAAACAACAACCCTTGAATCAACTCGAATGGCGGCGAAATTTTTCTCACGCAAAATATCCGAATTTCTCAAGATGATGACAGGCTTTGCTTGGTTGGTTATGTTGTATACGCCTCTATAGCGAACGATAGTGCGGTACTTAACAGCTTGTTTCTGGTCCCTCTCCTTTCGCTTTGGTTTTTGAAATCTGTTTCTTCAAAAAGGTCGCAAGCTTCGATCGCCACCACCGGGTCCAGGTGTCGAATCCGAAGAACGGTAGCAGTGTACCTAATGCTGCGAACAACTGCTCCCTTTTCccctttgttgtttttttttttccggTTCTTGACAATAATGGTGCCAGCATGTGATCAATTGGTTACGTTTGTTGTGTAATAGGCAGGTAAGTAGGTCCCGATGTAGGATAAGAAATGCGAATGGGATGGGGTCAAGGGAGAGTTTTATAAAATCTGCATAAATTGCATCGTTTTAACCAATAATTGTGCTTTTTGCTTTGTTAACCAATAATTGTGCTTTTtgcgtaaaggctatatgttcgctttaAAAACAATCTTTTTGTAGAAGACCCGGCAGTGTTGTCCAACTatctgtgtaaaaaaaaatcgctctttgattttactcctactaaacaattttataatcctaactaagtaagtgcaatTAATATCCCACTATTAGTTAGATTGTTAAATTAGATTATAAAATTGTTTAATGCATAGCTCCAACTCCAGTTTATCCGTCATTAAAGTAACAAAGCTCGTTCGTCATGTGTCCAGACACTAGCGAAATTCGGGAGTTTTCTGTGGACCGAAAAATAAAGCACGTTTTGcttgttttgtttacaactcAACTCATTTATTATGTATTGGGCGATACAGGTTTGAAAGAATGGGCGTTTCGGCGCAATCATTAACAATCATTaacatcttccccccagttggcACGCAGTGTCCAAACAATTCCCTCGGAGAGGGGTGTCTTCAACGGGTAACACCGCTATCTTACTGACCGCTCGCTTCACTTCTCCATTCGCTGTACGCACGGTAACAACTCGAACGATGTTGTCAGAGCCAGGGTGTATCTGCGTAATCCGTCCCATCTTCCATTGTTGAGGAGCAATGTTCTCCTCTCGTAGGACTACCAGCATTCCAGGATTGATTTTCAGTTTTTCCTTATACCACTTACCCCTGGGCTGCAACTCGTTCAAGTATTCCGATGACCATCTTGTCCAGAACACTTGCTTTTGTCTTCGAAGATACTGCCAACGGGATAACGACGTAACCTTGCTTTCTTCGTAGTTCGGTTCAGGTGGAGCCGTCAGCTCGCGACCCACTAAAAAGTGCGCTGGGGTCAACGCTGACAAATCGTTTGGATCATTCGACATTTGTGTGATTGGTCTCGAATTGAGTACTGCTTCAATTTGGACAACCACCGTTGTCAGCTCTTCATAGGTCAATGACGTTTCACACAGCACCTTCTTCAGCAATGATTTGGCTGCCTTCACCCCAGCCTCCCAGATCCCACCAAAATTTGGAGAACGAGGCGGAATAAAGGACCATTGTATCTCCTTTGCTTCACAAAACTGGTTGATCTTATCGTTAGTTTGCTGATTCTTGAAAAGCTCATACAGTTCTGCTAACTCTGACTGAGCTCCACGAAAATTTGTAGCATTATCAGAGTGTAGTTGCTCTGGTGTACCCCTCCTTCCGACAAATCGCTGGAGAACTGCCAAGAACGCTTCCGTTGTAAGGTCCGATGCTACCTCCAGGTGTATAGCCTTAGTGGCCATACAAATAAAAACCGCAATATATGCCTTTACACGAGCTTGACGACGACCTTGCTTGATATAAATAGGCCCCGCATAATCAAGTCCTGTTCGGGCAAACACTGGAGCAGGAACAACACGGTATTCCGGCAAATTTCCCATAAACTGTTTAGTTTCCGGTGGTTTCATACGGAAGCATCTCACACATCCATTCACCACTTGTCGTACAACGCTCTTACCTCTGATTGGCCAGTATCTCTGCCTTACGATGGCTAGTAATCCTTGTTGCCCAACGTGCAGGTGTTCCCTATGCAGTGACTCAATCAAAATCCTTGTGACATGATGACCAGAGGGCAGCAGTAATGGATGTTTCTGATGGAACGGAATCTGCGCATGTTTCAGGCGGCCGCCCACCCGCAGCATGCCATCAACGTCGATGAAAGGTGCAAGCTGCAATAACTTACTCTTCTTAAGCTTGTCATTTGCTAACATATGGAATTCATCAGCAAATACATTTCGTTGAACATTTAGAATAATCTTTGCCGTAGCACTCCGCAGTTCCGGAACCTTCAGTGATCCAGTTGTTCGATTCTCCTTCTTACTCCGGCAATTATTCACGAAACGATACAAATAAGCCACGATCCTTTGCAGTTTCCTAAAGTTACTGTATCTTGTCAAAAGCTCGAATGGCTCGAAATGTACGACTATTTGGCACGTTTGGATATCCTGTGACTGTGAAGCTTCGTCTTCGAATGGAATAGATTCTAGGGGCACATAAGTATCTTCCTCGTGTTGTAGCATCACTGGGCCGTACCACCAGAGCGTGGAATGCTGCAGCTCCGACGGTGTAACCCCTCTTGAAGCCAAATCAGCGGGATTGTCCTTCGTATTGACGTAACGCCACTCGTACGCATTAGTCAAAAGATGGATTTCCCGAACTCTGCTACCGACGAAAAGCTCTAGACTATCAGGAGTTCTTTTAAGCCAACACAAGACGATTTGTGAATCACACCAGAGGAGCACCTTATCGATCTTCATATCTATAGCCTTCAACACATTCGTTACCAATCTTGACAACAGTAGAGCACCGCAAAGTTCAGCTCTCGGTGCAGTATAGGGCCTTCTTGACTTCTTGCTCCCTGGCTTCGTGGGTAACGGCGAAACTCGAGTTTTGCTGCTGATTAGATGCATGACAGACGTACCATCACTCCTCAAACTTCTTAGGTTTCTTCTTAAGTTTCGGCATCCTCTGCCACCACACAACGTACGATCTTAATCTCATTGATTTGCTTTAATTGGTTCTTGAAGCGCCGCCAATCAGCCTCAAGCTCAGTCGGAAGTGGCTCGTCCCAAGGCAACTCCAACGACCACAACTGTTGAATGAATAGCTTTGCTAAAATGGTCACTGGCTCCAATAGACCAAGGGGATCAAAAATTTTAGCGGTTTCCGACAAAACTATTCGCTTCGTGTAGTTGACAGGAGGCTCACTAGAGCTATGAATCTTAAACAGAAACACATCGTTTGACGAGTCCCACAGGAGTCCTAGGGTTTTAATCACGTCGTTGAATTCACTATCTTCAATTTTTACTTGTTGTTCCCTGTCTGGCTCCGGAATAGCTTGTAGAAGTTCAGGTGCATTCGCACACCACTTGTGCAGTTCAAAACCTCCTCGCTTCAATAGTTTAATAAGTTGCGACTGGCATTCCAACGCCTCCTCGATGGTATTTGCTCCCGTTATTGCGTCGTCCATATAAAAATCATTCTTCGCTACTCGGGCTCCAAGTGGATACTCCTTCTCTTCCTCTATAGCAAGCTGTTTCAAACAGGCGGTTGCGCAAAATGGAGCACATGACGTGCCGTA
Encoded here:
- the LOC134204169 gene encoding uncharacterized protein LOC134204169, producing the protein MQYSAFMNEYMRLGHCVKVEDFGSPGFYLPHHAILKPSSSTTKLRVVFDASSRSDTNVSLNDVLMKGPTIQDTLASIVLRARKYKFLFSADVIKMFRQIRVDDKDTCYLRVLYREDPQAKLDVFELKTVTYGTSCAPFCATACLKQLAIEEEKEYPLGARVAKNDFYMDDAITGANTIEEALECQSQLIKLLKRGGFELHKWCANAPELLQAIPEPDREQQVKIEDSEFNDVIKTLGLLWDSSNDVFLFKIHSSSEPPVNYTKRIVLSETAKIFDPLGLLEPVTILAKLFIQQLWSLELPWDEPLPTELEADWRRFKNQLKQINEIKIVRCVVAEDAET
- the LOC134204168 gene encoding uncharacterized protein LOC134204168 — translated: MKIDKVLLWCDSQIVLCWLKRTPDSLELFVGSRVREIHLLTNAYEWRYVNTKDNPADLASRGVTPSELQHSTLWWYGPVMLQHEEDTYVPLESIPFEDEASQSQDIQTCQIVVHFEPFELLTRYSNFRKLQRIVAYLYRFVNNCRSKKENRTTGSLKVPELRSATAKIILNVQRNVFADEFHMLANDKLKKSKLLQLAPFIDVDGMLRVGGRLKHAQIPFHQKHPLLLPSGHHVTRILIESLHREHLHVGQQGLLAIVRQRYWPIRGKSVVRQVVNGCVRCFRMKPPETKQFMGNLPEYRVVPAPVFARTGLDYAGPIYIKQGRRQARVKAYIAVFICMATKAIHLEVASDLTTEAFLAVLQRFVGRRGTPEQLHSDNATNFRGAQSELAELYELFKNQQTNDKINQFCEAKEIQWSFIPPRSPNFGGIWEAGVKAAKSLLKKVLCETSLTYEELTTVVVQIEAVLNSRPITQMSNDPNDLSALTPAHFLVGRELTAPPEPNYEESKVTSLSRWQYLRRQKQVFWTRWSSEYLNELQPRGKWYKEKLKINPGMLVVLREENIAPQQWKMGRITQIHPGSDNIVRVVTVRTANGEVKRAVSKIAVLPVEDTPLRGNCLDTACQLGGRC